The DNA region GTGCGGCGCCTGCTCTCCTACTGCAAGAGCCGTGACCACGGGGTGCTGGACGTGCTGACTGTGCTGGACGGGCTATTCGCCAGCGACCCCAACGCCAAGGTCAAGCTGGTCTTCATGGAGGACAAGGTCATCGTCCAGACCATCTTCTTCCTGAGCTCGCGCATGATGGCGCTGAGCCGGCGCTTCCCACTCATGCTGTTCTTCGACCGCATGGTGGGGCTGAACGAGGAGTTTGACCTGTATTCGGTGCTGTGCGTAGACGGGGCGGGGCGCGGTCGTGAGGTGGCCTACTGCCTCACGCAGCGGGAGACGCCCGACCTGCTGCGCTTCACGCTGGCCTCGCTGGTGCAGAGCGTGCCTGAGGTCAAGCTGCAGGTGCGGTGCATCACGCTGGGCGTGGAGATCGCCCACCTGGAGGCGGTGAAGGAACTGCTGCCCAATGCCCGCGTGCAGATCTGCCGCTCCCAGGTGCTGGAGACGCTCTTCAGCAAGGCGCAGGAGCTGGGTGCCGCCGAAGACGAGCGCATCTGGCCCCTGCTCTGCCGGCTGGCTGCAGCCAAGTCACCGGCCGCCTACCAGCAGGCGGCGCAGGAGATGAAGGTCATTCTCCCCCAGCGCTTTGTGCGCTACTTCCAGCGCCATTGGCAGCCGCGCAGCGAGATGTGGGTGCAGTTCTGGGCCTTTGAGACGGCCCGCAACGTCAACGCCTGCGAGCTGCTCAAGCAGCACCAGCGCCGGCTGCTGGCAGCCCTCAGCCCCTCGCCCACTGTGGCCCAGTGCatgctggacctgctggccatgCAGGTGGGCAGCGAGGCCCATGAGCTGGACGAGGGAGAGCTGGCCACGCACTACCGTGCCATCTGCAAACCGGAGCCGGCTGGCCTGATTGAGGAAGAGCTGGGCTTTGCACGGCACGGCCGCTACCGCTTCCAGGAGACGGCTGAGGGCTACCTACTCCACGATGGCCTGTCCAAATTCGCCATGGATCAGGCCCTGACGCGCTGCTCCTGCTCCATCTACACCTCCAGCCTGCTGCCCTGCCGCCACCTCTTTGCCACGCGACTGCGCACTGGGCTGGCGCTCTTCGACCCTGGCCTGCTGCACAGGAACCAAGCAGCACTGCTGGGCGCATGCtagggccatggggcagggacccCAGCTGCTCTGGGTGCTTACTGTGTAAGTCAGGGGGCCAGGCACTGGTGCGGGGCCGGATGCACATCTGCAGCTCACACAGCAGGGGAAAAGTCAGCCCATTGCCACAATGGGGGTGCCCCGCGATGACGTCAGGATGGATGGGATACCTGGGTGCTGGTCCTATTTGACTTGTTTtcacaaagaagagaaagtggtCGGTGCTGCTGTCCCATAGCTCAGAGCACCTGCAGCCCAGGCTGGGTAGAGATCCCAAGGTGTCTGCGTACTCATGGTGGGATGGGCACTGCTGGCCCATAGCTGAGAGCACCCAGAGTCTGCTGGCACAGGTCGGTGGATGGATGCTGTCGTATGGGGTGTGACGCTCTGGGGTGTCTGTGCTGGCAGAGGCAGGTGGGTGGATGATACCTTGCGGGGTGTGACACTCTGGGGTGTCTGCACAGGCAGAGGTGGGTGAGTGGATGATGACATGCGGGGTGTGATGCTCTGGAGTGTCTCCACTGGCAGAGGCAGGCGGGCAGATGGTGCCATGTGGGCTGTGACTCTGGACTGTCTGTGCTGACAGTAGATGTCCCGATATTTGAGgcattttcttatatagaagactattaccccccaccctgtcctgatttttcacacttgctgtctggtcaccctagctgacaGTGGTGGGTGGGCAGATGGTGCCATGCGGGGTGTGATGCTCTGGAGTGTCTGTGCTGGCAGGAGCGGGTGGATGTTGCCATGTGAGATGTTACACTCTGAGGTGTCTGTGCTGGCCGAGGCAGGTGGGTGGTGCCATGCAAAGTGTGATGCTCTAGGGATGTTTGTGCTGTCAGAGATGAATCTGTGGATGATGCGATGTGACGCTGTCTTTGTACAGAGAATACACTTTATTCAATAAACGTATATTTTCCTTTTTGACCCTTCCTGGCTTACAGCTCCTCCCTCAATTCCCTCATGCTCTGATGGCTCTGTAGTTTCCTTCAGAGCCAAATCTGGGACTGCCTTGCCTAGTGCCCATTGCTGTGGTGCCAGGGCTCTTGAGTCAACTGGTGCCAGGCCTCCACCCCTCTCCAGCTGCTGGCTCTTCTCATAGTCTTAATATTCATTGCTTGAAAAAGTCTGTCTCTAGCGGCCTAGGTGTGTGGAAAAGATCTCAGAGTGCCCATAACATAACCAGTGTAGGGACATCtgcctgggcagctggagagtctGGCCCCACTCAGCTAGGGGAAGTGTGACCTGCCCCGCTCAGCTCCACTCCAGGATGTGCTAACTCTGCTGATCAGTGCCAATGCTGATTTCGATGTCAGCTCTGGCAACTGATTCATGCCATGGGACAGTGGCAGGATCATGTCCTGGCAGTGACACAGGCCACTGCTCTGTCACCCCCAGGAAGAAGGAGCCAGCAGAGTCCCTGGCACCTTCAGTGTCCActgagggcctgagcctgaaAAGCCACACATTAATGGGCTAGACCTCTGCCCTGGGCAGCATGCGCAGGCGGCTTGGCCTGGTGCTAGCCCCGGGCAGAGTGGGAGGGAAGCAGCCCTGTGGCTAAGGGGTTCCCAGGCAACAACATggggattccaggagctgggtaaATGGGCcatgcagggtggggcagggatgtgaTAGCGCACCATGGGGAGGTgccccaggggtgggggcagggatgctATAGGGCACCATGGGGGAGGTgccccaggggtgggggcagggatgctATAGGGCACCATGGGGAGGTgccccaggggtgggggcagggatgctATAGGGCACCATGGGGGAGGtgccccaggggtgggggaagggatgctATAGGGCACCATGGgggagtgccccaggggtgggggcaggggtaaGAAGGCCAGGCTGTAGATTGGGCGGGTGGGGGTTGGACACTGGCAGGAGtgagactacatttcccagcatgcccctGGGTAGGTGAGCCAGCAGGCGTGAGGCTGAATTTCCCAGCATGCCCCTGGGTCTGTTTCCCGAGCCCGGAGAGAGTGCCGCTACcaagactacatttcccagcggGCGTAGCGTTCTAGTTTTTGCATTGCGCGCGCGGCGCATGTCGGCTGTTGTGACGTCAGGAGCTCGGTGCCTGTCGGAACGCGGCGGGTTGGATTTTCCCCGCGAAAGGGCGGTGGGCGGCGCGAGCCCCGGGTTGGAATTGGGCGGGAGGCCCGCAGGTAGCCGCGCGCCCCTTCCCGGAGTGGGGACTGTTGGGGACAGAACGTTGGAGGCCAACGACCGCGCGCGGCCCCTGTGGGGCAGAAATGGCGGGAAAaggggctgcccctccccctctcagcCCCCCGCTCCGGCAGCCCCGCGCCCGCACCTGGCCCTCAGTCCAGCCACCTgctcccccactgccaggccgGTCCAGTGAATCCAGCCCCTAGCAATGACCCTGGTgcttcccagccccctctgcgCCATGCCCTGGCCCCTGGCCCGGGCTGAGCAGGGGGAAAGGGGCTCAGGGCCTAGGCAGGTGGCTTCACCTTCCTGTCTGTGCTGCAGGCtcaggcttgccctgctctgccccaggttcagggcctgggccagctggGGGGCCTCTCACCTCTGTCCCCTTTTCTGCCCGCAGCTGGAGCCGCCATGCTGGAGGGGCACTGAGCGATCGCTGCTGTTTGCCTCAGCTGACGTGCCAGAAGGGCCTTGCATTTGCCTGGCCTGCAGCGACagctgcccccaacccccccacaatGCAGCGCCCCATCACGTAAGTAATGCCCcccagggggctggagcctcGGCACCCCCTTGCTGCCCCACAggggagcagggaatgggagAGGCTGGTTGTTCCTTGCCAGCCGCCTGCCCTCGTGCCTCCATCCCTGTGGCAGCAGAGCCCGCCTGTGCTTCCCTGCCCCCAGTGGCATGTCTCAGCCCCCTGGGGAAGGCACAGGCCCTGCCTGCACTGTTTGGTGTGTTGCCTTTCAGAGCTGAGGCTGGTCCCTGGGTCTCCTGGCC from Gopherus evgoodei ecotype Sinaloan lineage unplaced genomic scaffold, rGopEvg1_v1.p scaffold_34_arrow_ctg1, whole genome shotgun sequence includes:
- the ZSWIM9 gene encoding uncharacterized protein ZSWIM9, with amino-acid sequence MEEDKLQEKEFFSWEEFSAFFDAWCERRKVLFFVKNSVPLSKCKWATAPPRPDVVEALKYSSVRLVCKDFRGSSKPEQGGQHKGCCASIVLKMSPKKDRLIVTECQLAHNHALCPIEFAYYFKKGYLMANSCLPVRTTNKISKQFVGGPDVRRLLSYCKSRDHGVLDVLTVLDGLFASDPNAKVKLVFMEDKVIVQTIFFLSSRMMALSRRFPLMLFFDRMVGLNEEFDLYSVLCVDGAGRGREVAYCLTQRETPDLLRFTLASLVQSVPEVKLQVRCITLGVEIAHLEAVKELLPNARVQICRSQVLETLFSKAQELGAAEDERIWPLLCRLAAAKSPAAYQQAAQEMKVILPQRFVRYFQRHWQPRSEMWVQFWAFETARNVNACELLKQHQRRLLAALSPSPTVAQCMLDLLAMQVGSEAHELDEGELATHYRAICKPEPAGLIEEELGFARHGRYRFQETAEGYLLHDGLSKFAMDQALTRCSCSIYTSSLLPCRHLFATRLRTGLALFDPGLLHRNQAALLGAC